The proteins below are encoded in one region of Candidatus Methanomethylophilaceae archaeon:
- the guaA gene encoding glutamine-hydrolyzing GMP synthase — protein MDSNKRPESMERITSPALAKGFISEAVESLRKQIGSGNVILALSGGVDSSVVAALLIKAVGKQLTCIHVNHGLLRKGEPEQVVKVFRDQMDANLIYIDATDRFLGKLEGVSDPEQKRKIIGAEFIRVFEEEARKLEGVKFLAQGTIYPDIIESKGVKAHHNVGGLPEDLGFELCEPVKFLYKDEVRVVGKELGLPDSMVYRQPFPGPGLGVRCTGAITRERLEAVRESDAILREEFSKAGLEGKVWQYFTVVPDYRSTGVREGERCWDWPVVIRAINTKDAMSATIEEIPYPLLKTITDRILSEVKGVNRVLYDLSPKPCATIEWE, from the coding sequence ATGGACAGCAATAAGCGCCCCGAATCCATGGAACGCATAACCTCTCCCGCTCTGGCGAAGGGATTCATATCGGAAGCGGTTGAGAGCCTCAGGAAACAGATAGGCAGCGGAAACGTCATCCTGGCGCTGTCCGGCGGCGTCGATTCCTCGGTCGTCGCCGCGCTTCTTATCAAAGCCGTCGGCAAGCAGCTGACATGCATACACGTGAACCACGGCCTTCTCAGAAAGGGAGAGCCGGAGCAGGTGGTCAAAGTGTTCCGCGACCAGATGGACGCGAACCTCATATACATCGATGCCACGGATCGCTTCCTCGGAAAGCTTGAGGGCGTATCCGATCCGGAGCAGAAAAGGAAAATCATCGGAGCTGAATTCATCCGCGTGTTCGAGGAGGAGGCCCGCAAATTGGAGGGCGTCAAATTCCTCGCCCAGGGCACTATCTACCCTGACATCATCGAAAGCAAAGGCGTGAAAGCCCACCACAATGTGGGAGGCCTTCCCGAAGATCTGGGATTCGAACTTTGCGAACCCGTCAAATTCCTTTACAAAGACGAGGTCCGCGTCGTCGGCAAAGAACTTGGGCTCCCGGACAGCATGGTCTATCGCCAGCCATTCCCCGGCCCGGGATTGGGTGTCAGGTGCACGGGAGCCATCACTCGCGAAAGGCTCGAGGCCGTCCGCGAATCCGACGCCATCCTCCGCGAAGAATTCTCCAAAGCCGGATTGGAGGGCAAAGTGTGGCAGTATTTCACTGTGGTTCCTGACTATCGCTCGACCGGCGTGAGAGAGGGCGAGCGGTGCTGGGATTGGCCGGTCGTCATCCGCGCCATAAACACCAAGGATGCCATGTCCGCGACAATCGAGGAGATTCCATATCCTCTTCTGAAAACCATCACCGATCGCATCCTTTCGGAGGTCAAAGGCGTCAACCGCGTCCTTTACGACCTCTCGCCCAAACCCTGCGCCACCATAGAGTGGGAATGA
- a CDS encoding VWA domain-containing protein, producing the protein MSGKSLTYPFSAVFGMDAAKDALKCVACSRNIRTALIRGPSGTAKTVLCRSLGGLTGKAAVNIPSNVDEGRLFGSVDMGHLLDSGEVRLEKGLIAEANGGFAFVDDINLMDEKLAISLLDAVISGSIRTERDGVSDVSEVDVTLVATMNPDEREMSEHLLDRFDICVVVSSQDDAESRKEILSRRISFDDGSEGFGASFEEDQEKERASISYAEEIVPLVEISDELRLIISELCDRLGAEGIRGDIAVTNVAIALAALDRRDKVTRKDVERATAMCLVHRRKYDQPPPESPPPEEEDSEEPPDDGDEPDQPPPQDPPQDGEQEEHDDNREEQSETPLELPRLDDMMFEVGRQFRVIDYMGKGKAPRKQSGSRKGRRSEMECKGASGRQVSSRIPDGKTQDIALGATIRAAALSHKGQGSGDMRIEVRDSDIREKVRRVRAGCTVMFVVDASGSIGARRRMAAVKGAVLSMLKDSYVKRDRVGLMIFRRRSAEVLLPPTRSVEYGYKLLEDIPTGGRTPLSAALISVEEYMTSYSRTHPGERCFIVLMTDGRSNVASTEGADPNKEAREIADSISIPGTQWIVVNTGNGFRLFDSASELASHLDALYFDLEELDADALSASVRTAANM; encoded by the coding sequence ATGTCTGGAAAGTCTCTGACCTATCCTTTCTCTGCCGTTTTTGGCATGGATGCGGCCAAGGACGCCCTGAAATGCGTCGCATGCAGCAGGAACATCCGCACAGCGCTGATCAGAGGCCCTTCCGGGACCGCCAAAACAGTCCTCTGCCGGTCTCTCGGCGGCCTGACAGGGAAAGCGGCAGTCAACATCCCGTCCAATGTGGATGAGGGGAGGCTGTTCGGCTCCGTTGATATGGGGCATCTTCTGGATTCGGGAGAGGTGCGCCTCGAGAAAGGGCTCATAGCCGAGGCGAACGGAGGATTCGCGTTCGTGGACGACATCAATCTGATGGACGAGAAGCTGGCGATATCGCTCCTCGACGCGGTCATATCGGGTTCTATCAGGACCGAGCGCGACGGGGTCTCCGACGTCTCGGAGGTTGACGTCACTTTGGTGGCCACGATGAATCCTGATGAGCGCGAGATGAGCGAGCATCTTCTGGATCGCTTCGACATATGCGTGGTGGTTTCCTCCCAGGACGACGCGGAATCCAGGAAAGAAATACTGTCGCGTCGCATATCCTTCGACGATGGAAGCGAAGGATTCGGCGCTTCATTCGAGGAAGACCAGGAGAAGGAGCGCGCTTCGATTTCCTATGCAGAAGAGATCGTCCCTTTGGTCGAGATCTCCGATGAGCTCCGCCTGATTATCTCAGAGCTTTGCGACAGGCTCGGCGCGGAAGGCATCCGCGGAGATATCGCCGTGACGAACGTCGCCATCGCTTTGGCCGCGTTGGACAGGAGGGACAAAGTCACCAGGAAGGACGTCGAGCGCGCCACGGCCATGTGCCTGGTCCACAGGAGAAAATACGATCAGCCTCCGCCGGAGAGCCCTCCGCCAGAGGAAGAGGATAGCGAAGAGCCTCCCGATGATGGGGACGAGCCAGATCAGCCCCCGCCCCAAGATCCGCCACAAGACGGAGAACAGGAGGAGCATGATGACAATCGCGAGGAGCAGTCCGAGACTCCGTTGGAGCTCCCCCGTCTGGATGACATGATGTTCGAGGTCGGCCGCCAGTTCAGGGTCATAGATTATATGGGGAAAGGTAAAGCTCCGCGCAAACAGTCCGGAAGCAGGAAAGGGCGCCGCTCGGAGATGGAATGCAAAGGCGCATCAGGGAGGCAGGTATCGTCCAGAATTCCCGACGGTAAGACGCAGGACATCGCGCTGGGAGCGACGATAAGGGCGGCCGCATTGTCGCATAAGGGCCAAGGGTCCGGCGATATGCGCATAGAGGTCCGCGATTCCGACATCAGAGAGAAAGTCAGAAGGGTCCGCGCAGGGTGCACCGTCATGTTCGTCGTGGATGCCAGCGGATCCATAGGGGCGAGAAGGAGGATGGCCGCCGTCAAAGGCGCCGTGCTTTCCATGCTGAAGGACAGCTATGTGAAGCGCGACAGAGTCGGTCTCATGATATTCAGGAGGAGGTCCGCCGAAGTGCTTCTCCCGCCCACCAGGTCAGTGGAATACGGATACAAGCTTCTGGAGGACATACCTACGGGAGGCAGGACTCCCCTGTCGGCGGCGCTGATCTCCGTGGAAGAGTACATGACATCCTATTCGAGAACGCATCCCGGCGAGAGATGCTTCATAGTCCTGATGACCGACGGGAGATCCAACGTGGCGTCCACAGAAGGCGCCGACCCCAACAAAGAGGCCAGGGAAATCGCGGATTCCATCAGCATACCGGGGACCCAATGGATAGTGGTCAACACCGGAAACGGATTCAGGCTTTTCGACAGCGCATCGGAGCTGGCATCGCATCTGGATGCGCTGTATTTCGATCTGGAGGAGCTGGATGCCGACGCGCTTTCCGCGAGCGTAAGAACGGCCGCCAATATGTGA
- a CDS encoding AAA family ATPase → MKRALILNVIDPGIGGVLLKGEKGTAKSTSVRSLGGVLPRRKVSAGCMFRCDPSDPDSMCESCRKKFEEGTLRIEETTMEVVELPLGATEDRVAGTIDIEHALKTGEKRFEPGVLARANGNLLYIDEVNLLDDHIVDMLLDSAAMGVNYVEREGISFSHPSRFVLVGTMNPEEGDLRPQLLDRFGLSVDIKGEHDPKIRAEIVRRRLEYDDSPEKYVSSKSEETENLRSRISDAISRVRSVNMGPEVLDGVVSVTSHFGIDGHRADIVMMKAARANAAFEGRDRIISDDIISVAGLVLSHRMRRRPFEDSSIDREELSRCLESL, encoded by the coding sequence ATGAAGAGAGCGCTTATTTTGAATGTCATAGACCCCGGGATAGGCGGCGTACTCCTGAAAGGGGAGAAAGGGACGGCCAAATCCACTTCGGTGAGATCTTTGGGCGGGGTTCTCCCCCGCAGAAAGGTTTCGGCGGGGTGCATGTTCCGCTGCGACCCATCCGATCCGGACTCCATGTGCGAATCGTGCAGGAAAAAGTTCGAGGAAGGGACGCTAAGAATCGAGGAGACCACTATGGAGGTTGTCGAGCTGCCTCTCGGGGCCACCGAAGACAGAGTCGCAGGGACCATCGACATAGAGCACGCGCTCAAAACCGGCGAGAAAAGGTTTGAGCCAGGGGTTCTAGCGCGCGCCAACGGGAATCTGCTGTACATCGACGAGGTCAACCTTTTGGACGACCACATCGTAGATATGCTGTTGGATTCCGCTGCTATGGGCGTCAATTACGTGGAAAGGGAAGGCATTTCGTTCTCCCACCCTTCCAGATTCGTGCTGGTGGGGACTATGAATCCCGAGGAAGGGGATCTCAGGCCTCAGCTTTTGGATAGGTTCGGCTTATCCGTGGATATCAAGGGGGAGCATGACCCGAAGATCAGGGCGGAAATCGTGAGAAGAAGGCTGGAATACGACGATTCCCCAGAAAAATACGTCAGTTCCAAGTCTGAAGAGACTGAGAATCTCCGTTCGCGCATCTCAGATGCCATTTCCCGCGTGCGCTCGGTGAATATGGGTCCGGAAGTTCTTGACGGCGTCGTGAGCGTCACCTCCCATTTCGGCATAGACGGCCACAGAGCCGACATAGTCATGATGAAAGCGGCCAGAGCCAACGCGGCTTTCGAAGGGAGGGATCGCATAATCTCCGACGACATAATCTCCGTCGCCGGTTTGGTGCTTTCGCATCGCATGAGGAGGCGCCCATTCGAGGATTCTTCAATCGACCGCGAGGAACTCAGCAGATGTCTGGAAAGTCTCTGA